A single genomic interval of Lathyrus oleraceus cultivar Zhongwan6 chromosome 7, CAAS_Psat_ZW6_1.0, whole genome shotgun sequence harbors:
- the LOC127107834 gene encoding long chain base biosynthesis protein 1 isoform X1 translates to MFSAIPAFSKKGDIIVADEGVHWGIQNGLYLSRSTVVYFKHNDMDSLSKTLENITSKYKGTKNLRRYIVVEALYQNSGQIAPLDEIIKLKEKYRFRILLDESNSFGVLGSSGRGLTEHYGVPVEKLDLITAAMGHALATEGGFCTGSARVIDHQRLSSSGYVFSASLPPYLASAAITAIDVLDENPNLLTKLKNNIAVLWKGLSRIPSFTIASHPESPIVYLRLKQSTGSLKDDLQLLENIAERTLKEDSVFVAASRRSTLDKCKLPVGIRLFVSAGHEESDLHKASESLERVAAIVLGGRN, encoded by the exons ATGTTCAGTGCTATTCCCGCATTCTCTAAAAAAGGAGATATAATTGTGGC AGACGAGGGAGTCCACTGGGGAATACAAAATGGCCTTTATCTTTCTAGAAGCACAGTCGTATATTTTAAGCACAATGACATGGATTCTTTAAGTAAAACTTTAGAGAACATTACTTCCAAATATAAGGGGACAAAAAATTTGAGGCGATATATTGTCGTTGAAGCTCTCTACCAG AATTCTGGCCAAATAGCACCCTTAGATGAGATCATTAAATTGAAGGAAAAATATCGTTTTCGTATTTTATTGGATGAGAGCAACTCGTTTGGTGTACTTGGAAGTTCTGGAAGAGGTCTCACCGAACACTATGGAGTACCA GTTGAGAAATTAGATCTTATAACTGCTGCTATGGGACATGCATTGGCCACAGAAGGAGGATTCTGCACCGGAAGTGCAAGAGTTATTGATCATCAA CGGTTGAGTAGTTCTGGCTATGTCTTTTCTGCTTCTTTGCCTCCATATCTTGCAAGTGCTGCAATTACAGCTATTGATGTCCTTGATGAAAATCCCAATCTGTTAACAAAATTGAAGAACAACATTGCTGTGTTATGGAAAG GGCTGTCGAGAATACCAAGCTTCACAATCGCAAGTCATCCAGAGTCACCAATTGTTTATTTGAGATTAAAGCAGTCAACAGGTTCTTTGAAAGATGACCTACAACTGCTTGAAAATATTGCCGAGCGA ACTTTGAAAGAAGATTCTGTATTTGTGGCGGCTTCAAGAAGATCAACATTGGACAAGTGTAAATTGCCTGTAGGAATTAGATTGTTTGTTTCTGCAGGGCATGAAGAGTCTGATCTTCACAAAGCATCTGAATCATTGGAAAGGGTTGCCGCAATAGTCCTTGGCGGTCGTAATTGA
- the LOC127107834 gene encoding long chain base biosynthesis protein 1 isoform X2 encodes MDSLSKTLENITSKYKGTKNLRRYIVVEALYQNSGQIAPLDEIIKLKEKYRFRILLDESNSFGVLGSSGRGLTEHYGVPVEKLDLITAAMGHALATEGGFCTGSARVIDHQRLSSSGYVFSASLPPYLASAAITAIDVLDENPNLLTKLKNNIAVLWKGLSRIPSFTIASHPESPIVYLRLKQSTGSLKDDLQLLENIAERTLKEDSVFVAASRRSTLDKCKLPVGIRLFVSAGHEESDLHKASESLERVAAIVLGGRN; translated from the exons ATGGATTCTTTAAGTAAAACTTTAGAGAACATTACTTCCAAATATAAGGGGACAAAAAATTTGAGGCGATATATTGTCGTTGAAGCTCTCTACCAG AATTCTGGCCAAATAGCACCCTTAGATGAGATCATTAAATTGAAGGAAAAATATCGTTTTCGTATTTTATTGGATGAGAGCAACTCGTTTGGTGTACTTGGAAGTTCTGGAAGAGGTCTCACCGAACACTATGGAGTACCA GTTGAGAAATTAGATCTTATAACTGCTGCTATGGGACATGCATTGGCCACAGAAGGAGGATTCTGCACCGGAAGTGCAAGAGTTATTGATCATCAA CGGTTGAGTAGTTCTGGCTATGTCTTTTCTGCTTCTTTGCCTCCATATCTTGCAAGTGCTGCAATTACAGCTATTGATGTCCTTGATGAAAATCCCAATCTGTTAACAAAATTGAAGAACAACATTGCTGTGTTATGGAAAG GGCTGTCGAGAATACCAAGCTTCACAATCGCAAGTCATCCAGAGTCACCAATTGTTTATTTGAGATTAAAGCAGTCAACAGGTTCTTTGAAAGATGACCTACAACTGCTTGAAAATATTGCCGAGCGA ACTTTGAAAGAAGATTCTGTATTTGTGGCGGCTTCAAGAAGATCAACATTGGACAAGTGTAAATTGCCTGTAGGAATTAGATTGTTTGTTTCTGCAGGGCATGAAGAGTCTGATCTTCACAAAGCATCTGAATCATTGGAAAGGGTTGCCGCAATAGTCCTTGGCGGTCGTAATTGA
- the LOC127102722 gene encoding uncharacterized protein LOC127102722: protein MGRTEGSDDKLEGDQNLGYDEYVTEEELLDDERWTMRVDLRGKSQDQSLSQSPNSIECHDIVGVDSEKRKTSMVMTLNFKAFFFVERKRNMPSLFFHSANVTTLQSLNLTSSLLFPNNQKLCSKPRFQSSIKINTPIPKHVPNKKVIILWDLDNKPPRGPPYDAALSLKTLAERFGDVVSISAYTKRHSFFNLPQWNTNQNPNPNSIPCRVCGHECKSIFDLKIHFKRVHLYQRKKLREKLKSIKLSRSKVWFVRRIHTYNEAAGNVVAPRVGFGLGSELRRAGVFVKVVKVGEKGNAADLWLEREMMSGEVGWLVLVSDDREFAEMLRKVREANLKTVVVGDYWDRDLGKNADLWLPWNVVENGKVEGMGLMGRTEGSDDELEGDQNLGYDEYVTEEELLDDERF, encoded by the exons ATGGGAAGAACAGAGGGTTCAGATGATAAATTGGAAGGAGATCAGAATCTGGGCTATGATGAATATGTAACAGAGGAAGAGCTATTAGATGATGAAAG ATGGACAATGAGAGTAGATTTAAGGGGAAAAAGTCAAGACCAAAGTTTGTCTCAATCTCCGAATTCCATTGAGTGCCATGACATTGTTGGTGTTGATTCCGAAAAGAGAAAGACATCGATGGTGATGACTCTG AATTTTAAAGCATTCTTCTTCGTTGAGAGGAAGAGAAACATGCCTTCTCTGTTTTTCCACAGCGCAAACGTAACAACACTACAGTCTCTCAACTTAACTTCTTCACTTCTTTTCCCAAATAATCAGAAACTCTGCTCAAAACCCCGTTTCCAATCCTCCATCAAAATCAATACACCAATCCCCAAACACGTCCCTAACAAAAAGGTTATAATCCTCTGGGACCTCGACAACAAACCTCCACGTGGACCTCCATACGACGCCGCACTCTCTCTCAAAACCCTCGCCGAACGCTTCGGCGACGTCGTTTCAATCTCCGCTTACACAAAACGACACTCCTTCTTCAATCTCCCTCAATGGAAtaccaaccaaaaccctaaccctAATTCGATTCCCTGCCGTGTCTGCGGTCACGAATGTAAATCAATTTTCGATCTCAAAATTCATTTCAAGAGAGTTCATCTGTACCAGCGTAAGAAGTTAAGGGAAAAATTGAAATCCATTAAGTTGAGCCGGTCGAAGGTCTGGTTCGTTCGGAGAATCCATACTTATAATGAAGCTGCGGGAAATGTTGTTGCGCCTAGGGTTGGATTTGGTTTGGGTTCGGAGTTGCGGCGCGCAGGGGTTTTCGTTAAAGTTGTGAAGGTTGGTGAGAAGGGGAATGCGGCGGATTTGTGGTTGGAGAGGGAGATGATGAGTGGAGAGGTTGGTTGGTTGGTTTTGGTTTCGGATGATCGGGAATTTGCGGAGATGTTGAGGAAGGTTAGGGAAGCGAATTTGAAGACTGTTGTTGTTGGAGATTATTGGGATAGGGATTTGGGGAAGAATGCTGATTTGTGGCTTCCTTGGAATGTTGTTGAGAATGGAAAGGTTGAGGGAATGGGTTTAATGGGAAGAACAGAGGGTTCGGATGATGAATTGGAAGGAGATCAGAATCTGGGCTATGATGAATATGTAACAGAGGAAGAACTATTAGATGATGAAAGGTTTTAA
- the LOC127102723 gene encoding uncharacterized protein LOC127102723, with protein MHSLFFHNANSVNLTSSLLFPNNHKLCSKPHFQSSIKINTPIPKHVPNKKVIILWDLDNKPPRGPPYDAALSLKTLVERFGDVVSISAYTKRHSFFNLPQWNTNQNPNPNSIPCRVCGHECKSIFDLKIHFKRVHLYQRKKLREKLKSIKLSRSKVWFVRRIHTYNEAAGNVVAPRVGFGLGSELQRTGVFVKVVKVGEKGNAADLWLEREMMSGEVGWLVMVSDDREFAEMLRKVREVNLKTVVVGDYWDRNLGKNADLWLPWNVVENGKLEGMGLMGRTEGSDDEVEGDQDLDYGEYVTEEELYERMEKDVMNFSIVSMMMFNVLQFNLRDTIG; from the exons ATGCATTCTCTGTTTTTCCACAACGCAAACTCTGTCAACTTAACTTCTTCACTTCTTTTCCCAAATAATCACAAACTCTGCTCAAAACCCCATTTCCAATCCTCCATCAAAATCAATACACCAATCCCTAAACACGTCCCTAACAAAAAGGTTATAATCCTCTGGGACCTCGACAACAAACCTCCACGTGGACCTCCATACGACGCCGCACTCTCTCTCAAAACCCTCGTCGAACGCTTCGGCGACGTCGTTTCAATCTCCGCTTACACAAAACGACACTCCTTCTTCAATCTCCCTCAATGGAAtaccaaccaaaaccctaaccctAATTCGATTCCCTGTCGTGTCTGCGGTCACGAATGTAAATCAATTTTCGATCTCAAAATTCATTTCAAGAGAGTTCATCTGTACCAGCGTAAGAAGTTAAGGGAAAAATTGAAATCCATTAAGTTGAGCCGGTCGAAGGTCTGGTTCGTTCGGAGAATCCATACTTATAATGAAGCTGCGGGGAATGTTGTTGCACCTAGGGTTGGATTTGGTTTGGGTTCGGAGTTACAGCGCACAGGGGTTTTCGTTAAAGTTGTGAAGGTCGGTGAGAAGGGGAATGCGGCGGATTTGTGGTTGGAGAGGGAGATGATGAGTGGAGAGGTTGGTTGGTTGGTTATGGTTTCGGATGATCGGGAATTTGCAGAGATGTTGAGGAAGGTTAGGGAGGTCAATTTGAAGACTGTTGTTGTTGGAGATTATTGGGATAGGAATTTGGGGAAGAATGCTGATTTGTGGCTTCCTTGGAATGTTGTTGAGAATGGAAAGCTTGAGGGAATGGGTTTAATGGGAAGAACAGAGGGTTCAGATGATGAAGTGGAAGGAGATCAGGATTTGGACTATGGTGAATATGTAACAGAGGAAGAACTATATGAAAG GATGGAAAAAGATGTTATGAACTTTAGTATTGTTTCAATGATGATGTTCAATGTTTTACAGTTTAATTTAAGAGATACTATTGGATAA